GCAGTGAGAGCGCTGCAACATGCTGTAAAGACGAAGAGCGCCACTGTGTCGTGGGCCAGGTTGCCGTGGAGACGCTCGTAGAGGGGCCTCCGCTCAATGTAGTCTATGCGTGTCGCCTCGATCTGCACCAGGGTGCACAGCACCAGGAACACGTGGAAGATCTGGTGGCCCTGGCCAATGAAGTCACATCGCCCGGGCAGCCAGCACTCTGGGTGGGGACAGGCAAAGAAGTAGGCGCTCACCAGGAAAAAGAGTACCTGGTAGCGGTGGTAAGCCACGGCCTGGTTGGAGCAGCCCCCCTCCTGCTGGTGGCAGCTGTAGATGCGGTGCAGCACTGGGCTGATGTCCAGGCAGTAGGCCAGGCCTGAGGGAACCACCTGGAACAGCTTGTGGGCAAACTTGGGCAGCCTCGGGCTGGCATACTTGCCGTAGCAGCAGCCGAAGCACGAGAACCAGGCCAGGAACGCTGCGGTGGGCAGGAAGATCCCTCGCACCCGGGCGTGCCAGCCCTCCTCGATGGCGTAGTAAAAGTGGGCAAGGGCGCTGCCATACTGGTAGATGGCCACGCCCACATAGTCCAGGAAGTAGAAGGTGTAGTGGGAGAGCTCGGACTTGGCGTTGAGCAGGTGGGCCAGGGCACTGAACAACAAGTAGGTGAAGGCTGAGAGGAGGACGATAAACAGGGGCTGGGCGTGGGGGTCACGGAGGAAATCCAC
The genomic region above belongs to Oncorhynchus mykiss isolate Arlee chromosome 3, USDA_OmykA_1.1, whole genome shotgun sequence and contains:
- the LOC110519653 gene encoding membrane progestin receptor alpha — its product is MATVVMEQIGRLFINAQPLRQIPQLLESAFPTLPCTVKAHDVPWVFREPHIIGGYRQPDHSWRYYFLTLFQRHNEALNVWTHLLAAFIILVKCQELSETVDFLRDPHAQPLFIVLLSAFTYLLFSALAHLLNAKSELSHYTFYFLDYVGVAIYQYGSALAHFYYAIEEGWHARVRGIFLPTAAFLAWFSCFGCCYGKYASPRLPKFAHKLFQVVPSGLAYCLDISPVLHRIYSCHQQEGGCSNQAVAYHRYQVLFFLVSAYFFACPHPECWLPGRCDFIGQGHQIFHVFLVLCTLVQIEATRIDYIERRPLYERLHGNLAHDTVALFVFTACCSALTAFYVRKRVQAQMLEKVE